A region of Synechococcus sp. MW101C3 DNA encodes the following proteins:
- a CDS encoding CNNM domain-containing protein: MNELFGLAALVVVILAGSALCSGVEAAILTVNPLKVHELAGRPVPPRGARALQRLKNRLGRALAVLVILNNGFNIFGSLMIGSYAGWVFAQLGVSGMALPLFSFGLTVLVILLGEILPKSIGSSMAMPVSLASAATVNVLLRLMLPLVLVLERLMPAITAESELSTDEEEIRLLARLGSRTGQIEADEAAMIGKVFQLNDLTARDLMVPRVAAPTLPGMASLQSVKPQLLAQHAPWWVVLGEEVDEVLGVASQESLLQALVEGRGETTIENLISPVEFVPEMIRADRLLTAFRRSSHSVRVVVDEFGGFVGVIGADAVLAVLAGWWRRPQSPVEVPGE, from the coding sequence ATGAATGAGCTGTTTGGCCTGGCAGCGCTGGTGGTGGTGATTCTGGCGGGATCAGCGCTGTGCTCAGGCGTCGAGGCGGCCATCCTCACGGTCAATCCCCTCAAGGTGCACGAACTGGCGGGCCGTCCGGTGCCGCCGCGCGGTGCCAGGGCCCTGCAACGGCTGAAAAACCGTCTGGGCCGTGCCCTGGCGGTGCTGGTGATTCTCAACAACGGCTTCAACATCTTCGGCAGCCTGATGATCGGCAGCTATGCCGGCTGGGTGTTCGCGCAGCTGGGCGTCTCCGGCATGGCCCTGCCCCTCTTTTCGTTCGGCCTCACCGTGCTGGTGATCCTGCTGGGGGAAATCCTGCCCAAATCGATCGGCAGCAGCATGGCCATGCCGGTGTCCCTGGCGAGCGCCGCCACGGTCAACGTGCTGCTGCGGCTGATGTTGCCGCTGGTGCTGGTGCTCGAACGGCTGATGCCGGCGATCACCGCCGAGAGCGAGCTCAGCACCGACGAGGAGGAGATCCGCCTGCTGGCCAGGCTTGGTTCCCGCACCGGCCAGATCGAAGCCGACGAAGCCGCCATGATCGGCAAGGTGTTCCAACTCAACGACCTGACAGCGCGGGATCTGATGGTGCCCCGCGTGGCAGCCCCCACCCTGCCTGGGATGGCAAGCCTCCAGAGCGTGAAGCCTCAATTGCTTGCCCAGCACGCTCCGTGGTGGGTGGTGCTGGGCGAAGAGGTGGACGAAGTGCTGGGGGTGGCCAGCCAGGAAAGCCTTCTGCAGGCCCTGGTGGAAGGGCGCGGTGAGACCACGATCGAGAACCTCATCAGCCCGGTGGAGTTCGTGCCGGAGATGATCCGCGCTGACCGTCTGCTCACCGCCTTCCGGCGCAGCAGCCATTCCGTGCGCGTGGTGGTGGATGAATTCGGTGGCTTCGTCGGTGTGATCGGTGCCGACGCCGTACTGGCGGTGCTGGCCGGCTGGTGGCGGCGGCCGCAGTCGCCTGTGGAGGTCCCCGGCGAATGA
- a CDS encoding GTP-binding protein has product MRPTPDTHTRCRQLLRLWRSELNLTPRECSALGPELAALDRQIERLEQGRLRLAVFGRVGVGKSSLLNALLGRSRFATDLAHGSTRLQERERWQQPIAGLNGVELVDTPGIDEVDGPARQRLAARVALGADLLLFVLDGDLTSPEGEALEQVLGWGKPLLLVVNRIDCWPAGERVQLLDSIRRRLPAAAAGLDLVAVSAAPRQAQLLADGRVRSEARPPAIEPLQERLVDLLTSHGALFLALNSLKAGDRFAQRLQAQRLHQQQRQAHGVIGRYATLKAAGVAANPLVLLDLAGSLACDTALVMQLCRLYGLTINGAQARRMLARLSGHSALLGGTQIGIQLLLGALRQALLVAAPFTGGLSLAPAAPVALAQAALAVHTTRLTGRLTAAELLKAAHQGPARPGALLRRLARQDPQTQAWLQQWSPRGWDPALQGLQP; this is encoded by the coding sequence ATGAGGCCCACGCCCGACACCCACACCCGCTGCCGCCAGTTGCTCAGGCTTTGGCGCTCGGAGCTCAACCTCACCCCTCGCGAGTGTTCGGCCCTGGGTCCGGAGCTGGCGGCCCTGGATCGCCAGATTGAGCGGCTGGAGCAGGGGCGCCTGCGGCTGGCGGTGTTCGGCCGCGTGGGTGTGGGCAAATCCAGCCTGCTGAACGCCTTGCTCGGGCGTTCCCGCTTCGCCACCGACCTGGCCCACGGGAGCACCCGCCTGCAGGAACGAGAACGCTGGCAGCAGCCGATCGCGGGTCTGAACGGTGTGGAGCTGGTGGACACCCCCGGCATCGACGAGGTGGATGGCCCGGCCCGCCAGCGGCTGGCTGCCAGGGTGGCTCTTGGCGCCGACCTGCTGCTGTTTGTGCTCGACGGCGACCTCACCAGCCCGGAAGGCGAAGCCCTGGAGCAGGTGCTCGGCTGGGGCAAGCCCTTGCTGCTGGTGGTGAACCGGATCGACTGCTGGCCGGCCGGCGAACGCGTCCAGCTGCTCGACAGCATTCGCCGGCGGCTGCCGGCCGCCGCCGCCGGCCTGGATCTGGTGGCGGTGTCGGCGGCGCCAAGACAGGCCCAGCTGCTGGCTGACGGCCGTGTGCGCAGCGAAGCCCGGCCGCCCGCCATCGAGCCTCTGCAGGAGCGGCTGGTGGACCTGCTGACCAGTCACGGGGCCCTGTTCCTCGCCCTCAACAGCCTCAAGGCAGGGGATCGATTCGCTCAGCGTCTGCAGGCCCAGCGCCTGCACCAGCAGCAACGCCAGGCCCATGGGGTGATCGGGCGGTACGCCACCCTCAAAGCCGCCGGCGTTGCCGCCAATCCACTGGTGCTGCTGGATCTGGCTGGTTCGCTCGCCTGCGACACCGCCCTGGTGATGCAGCTCTGCCGGCTGTACGGACTCACGATCAATGGCGCTCAGGCGCGGCGGATGCTGGCCCGGCTGTCAGGCCACAGCGCCTTGCTGGGCGGCACCCAGATCGGCATCCAGCTGCTGCTGGGGGCCCTGCGCCAGGCGCTGCTGGTGGCAGCGCCATTCACCGGCGGGCTCTCGCTGGCCCCTGCCGCGCCCGTGGCCCTGGCCCAGGCGGCGCTGGCTGTTCACACCACCCGGCTCACCGGCCGGCTGACCGCCGCGGAACTGCTCAAAGCGGCCCATCAGGGCCCGGCCCGCCCCGGTGCCCTGCTGCGGCGCCTGGCCCGGCAGGATCCCCAGACCCAGGCCTGGCTGCAGCAATGGTCGCCGCGGGGCTGGGATCCGGCCCTGCAGGGGCTGCAGCCATGA
- a CDS encoding nicotinate-nucleotide adenylyltransferase, giving the protein MSAPDQVALFGTSADPPTLGHRALLQALGERYPLVRTWASDNPFKQHGAPIEVRAVLLRALVEGIGNPRIQVDQSLSHSRALHTLEQARRLWPEADLIFVVGSDLLPQIPRWYAADALLAACRLAVVPRLGWPLDALHIDGLVQRGGRVEVLPLQIPATASSQLRLHPDPQLIPAELWPELRKRNLYGLGDVAASRRPATPPLR; this is encoded by the coding sequence ATGAGCGCGCCCGACCAGGTGGCCCTGTTCGGCACGAGCGCCGATCCGCCCACCCTCGGGCACCGCGCTCTGCTGCAGGCCCTGGGAGAGCGCTACCCGCTGGTGCGCACCTGGGCCAGCGACAACCCCTTCAAGCAGCATGGGGCCCCCATTGAGGTGCGCGCCGTACTGCTGCGGGCGCTGGTCGAGGGGATCGGCAATCCTCGTATTCAGGTGGACCAGAGCCTCAGTCACAGCCGCGCCCTCCACACCCTGGAGCAGGCCCGCCGGCTCTGGCCTGAAGCCGACCTGATCTTCGTGGTGGGCAGCGATCTGCTGCCGCAGATTCCCCGCTGGTACGCGGCGGATGCCCTGCTCGCCGCCTGCCGGCTGGCCGTGGTGCCTCGCCTGGGCTGGCCGCTCGACGCGCTGCACATCGATGGCCTGGTGCAACGGGGAGGCCGGGTGGAGGTGCTGCCGCTGCAGATCCCGGCCACGGCCAGTTCCCAGTTGCGCCTCCATCCCGATCCCCAGCTGATCCCGGCGGAACTGTGGCCGGAGCTGCGCAAGCGCAACCTCTACGGCCTGGGCGACGTGGCGGCCAGCAGGCGGCCGGCCACCCCGCCGCTGCGCTGA
- a CDS encoding NAD+ synthase encodes MRLALAQIDPLVGDLRGNGALLLERSRQAAAAGADLVASPELSLWGYPPRDLLLRPALLRQQEQVLDALAHELPGGLALLVGVAEPVAGNGLPALHNAVALVEQGGWSIVARKRLLPSYDVFDERRYFQPADAACLIERQWGGRPWRIGLTICEDLWVEERLQGHRLRGADPIAALMPLQPDLLLNLSASPFVQGKGAVRCRLAQAAAARLQCPVAYVNQVGGNDELVFDGGSFVVDAAGAMRLQLPCAAESLAVWDSDPGAEPTGPVAPPPDPMEQLFRVLVLGVRDYAGKCGFRQALLGLSGGIDSALVAAVAVAALGADQLFALLMPSPYSSAGSRTDAIALADRLGVAHGCVAIEPLMRGFDQALEAPIGAAPTGLTAENLQSRIRGTLLMAMANTQGRLLLSTGNKSELAVGYCTLYGDMNGGLAVIGDLYKTTVFRLCAWLDSPAAADCRRSCGLPAKGELIGAAIREKPPSAELRPDQRDTDSLPDYAVLDPLLRQFIEELRSPEELVAAGTDAQVAQRVYRLLRGAEFKRRQAAPLIKVSGRAFGSGWRMPIAAAID; translated from the coding sequence ATGCGGCTCGCCCTCGCCCAGATCGACCCGCTGGTGGGAGACCTGCGCGGCAACGGTGCCCTGCTTCTGGAACGTAGCCGTCAGGCCGCCGCTGCAGGGGCTGATCTGGTCGCCAGCCCCGAGCTGTCGCTGTGGGGGTACCCGCCACGGGATCTGCTGCTGCGGCCTGCGCTGCTGCGCCAGCAGGAGCAGGTGCTCGATGCGCTGGCCCATGAGCTGCCCGGCGGGCTGGCTCTGTTGGTGGGCGTCGCCGAGCCGGTGGCTGGCAACGGGCTGCCGGCGCTTCACAACGCCGTGGCCCTGGTGGAGCAGGGCGGCTGGAGCATCGTCGCCCGTAAGCGCCTGCTCCCCAGCTACGACGTCTTTGATGAACGCCGCTACTTTCAGCCGGCCGACGCGGCCTGCCTGATCGAACGCCAGTGGGGCGGGCGCCCGTGGCGCATCGGCCTGACCATCTGCGAGGACCTCTGGGTGGAGGAACGCCTGCAGGGGCATCGTCTGCGCGGGGCGGACCCGATCGCCGCCCTGATGCCGCTGCAGCCCGACCTGCTGCTCAACCTCTCGGCGTCCCCGTTCGTGCAGGGCAAAGGCGCAGTGCGCTGCCGGCTGGCCCAGGCGGCTGCCGCCCGGCTGCAGTGCCCGGTGGCGTACGTGAACCAGGTGGGCGGCAACGATGAGCTGGTGTTCGACGGCGGCAGCTTCGTGGTGGACGCAGCCGGTGCCATGCGGCTTCAGTTGCCCTGCGCCGCCGAGAGCCTGGCGGTGTGGGACAGCGACCCAGGGGCTGAACCCACGGGCCCCGTCGCCCCACCTCCGGATCCGATGGAGCAACTGTTCCGGGTGCTGGTGCTGGGGGTGCGCGACTACGCCGGCAAATGCGGCTTCCGGCAGGCGCTGCTCGGACTCAGCGGCGGCATCGATTCAGCGCTGGTGGCCGCCGTGGCCGTGGCGGCCCTGGGGGCTGACCAGCTGTTCGCGTTGCTGATGCCTTCCCCCTACAGCTCAGCAGGATCCCGCACCGATGCGATCGCGCTGGCGGATCGCCTCGGCGTCGCCCACGGCTGCGTGGCGATCGAGCCGCTGATGCGGGGATTTGATCAGGCCCTGGAAGCGCCGATCGGAGCCGCACCCACAGGGCTGACGGCCGAGAACCTGCAATCCCGCATCCGCGGCACTCTGCTGATGGCCATGGCCAATACCCAGGGCCGGCTGTTGCTCTCCACCGGCAACAAATCGGAGCTGGCCGTGGGCTATTGCACCCTCTATGGCGACATGAACGGCGGCCTGGCGGTGATCGGCGACCTCTACAAGACCACCGTGTTCCGCCTCTGCGCCTGGCTGGACAGCCCCGCCGCCGCCGACTGCCGCCGCAGTTGCGGGCTGCCGGCCAAGGGGGAGCTGATCGGCGCGGCGATCCGCGAGAAGCCACCAAGCGCTGAGTTGCGGCCTGATCAGCGCGACACCGATTCCCTGCCCGACTACGCCGTGCTGGACCCCCTGCTGCGGCAGTTCATCGAAGAGCTGCGCAGCCCGGAGGAACTGGTGGCCGCCGGCACGGATGCCCAGGTGGCCCAGCGTGTATACCGCCTGCTGCGCGGGGCCGAGTTCAAACGGCGCCAGGCCGCGCCGCTGATCAAGGTGAGCGGCCGGGCCTTCGGCAGTGGCTGGCGCATGCCGATTGCTGCCGCCATCGACTGA
- the ald gene encoding alanine dehydrogenase: MASPGPTAPIASIGVPTEIKRDEQRVALTPDGVRELVSHGLEVRVQSGAGNGAGIDDSSYAEAGAQLVSQEEAWAAHLVVKVKEPQAEEFRFLRSDLVLFTYLHLAAYPDVGRALLEAGTTGVAYETVQLDNGNLPLLAPMSEIAGRLAAQVGAHLLEKPHGGRGVLIGGCTGVRPARVVVLGAGTVGWNAARLAAAMDAEVFLLDHSPQRLRSLESDRSGRLVSLVSSRGLIERMVPGADLLIGAVLTPGGRAPTLVDEDLVRRMKPGSVIVDVAIDQGGCIATSRETTHTDPVVTIHGVQHYAVGNMPGAVPFTSTEALVSVTLPYIVGIAGRGLVEAVTERPELLSGLNTVDGAVCHPGVAKALGVPTRHPMACLR, encoded by the coding sequence ATGGCCAGCCCCGGTCCCACCGCGCCGATCGCGAGCATCGGCGTGCCCACGGAAATCAAGCGGGACGAACAACGCGTGGCCCTCACCCCCGATGGTGTCAGGGAGCTGGTGTCCCATGGCCTGGAGGTGCGGGTGCAGAGCGGCGCCGGCAATGGTGCGGGCATCGACGATTCCAGCTACGCCGAAGCCGGGGCGCAGCTGGTGAGCCAGGAAGAGGCCTGGGCGGCCCATCTGGTGGTGAAGGTGAAGGAGCCCCAGGCCGAAGAGTTCCGCTTTCTGCGCAGCGACCTGGTGCTGTTCACCTACCTACACCTGGCGGCTTACCCGGATGTGGGCAGGGCGCTGCTGGAGGCCGGCACCACCGGGGTGGCCTACGAAACCGTTCAGCTCGACAACGGCAACCTGCCGTTGCTGGCGCCGATGAGCGAAATCGCCGGCCGGCTCGCCGCCCAGGTGGGCGCGCACCTGCTCGAAAAGCCCCATGGCGGACGCGGGGTTCTGATCGGCGGTTGCACCGGCGTCAGGCCGGCGCGGGTCGTGGTGCTTGGGGCCGGCACGGTGGGGTGGAATGCGGCCCGCCTGGCGGCGGCGATGGATGCGGAGGTGTTCCTGCTCGATCACTCCCCTCAGCGTCTGCGCAGCCTGGAATCCGACCGAAGCGGCCGGCTGGTGAGCCTGGTGAGCAGCCGGGGCCTGATCGAGCGCATGGTGCCAGGCGCCGATCTGCTGATCGGAGCGGTGCTCACCCCCGGCGGCCGGGCGCCCACCCTCGTCGACGAAGATCTGGTCCGACGCATGAAGCCCGGCTCCGTGATCGTCGATGTGGCGATCGACCAGGGCGGCTGCATCGCCACCAGCCGCGAAACCACCCACACGGATCCAGTGGTCACGATCCATGGCGTGCAGCATTACGCCGTCGGCAACATGCCCGGCGCCGTGCCTTTCACCTCCACCGAAGCGCTGGTCAGCGTCACCCTGCCCTACATCGTCGGCATTGCCGGCCGGGGGCTGGTGGAGGCGGTCACCGAGCGGCCCGAACTGCTCTCGGGACTGAACACGGTGGATGGCGCGGTGTGCCATCCCGGGGTGGCCAAGGCGCTGGGTGTGCCCACCCGCCACCCGATGGCCTGCCTGCGCTGA
- a CDS encoding DUF3326 domain-containing protein: protein MTPAIGPAAPLPLLLVIPTGIGCCIGGYAGDGLPAARLLAAASGCLITHPNVMNGAALYWSDPRIHYVEGWALNRFAAGDLALAPVRQRQVGLLLDAGIEPELRQRHLQVADACRATLGLAVGPVLTTERPLGVALSRSSSGASGGGLEHPAELLRAGERLREAGATAIAIVTRFPDDNGPQELAAYRGGAGVDGLAGAEAVISHLLGRHLGIPCAHAPALAPLPLEVGLDPRAAAEELGHTFLPCVLVGLSRAPDLVPLQPASPLVGAALPAELIHPARIGAVVAPAGALGGEAVLRCAARGLPVIAVQSNACVLEVSGDALGIPVLPAATYAEAAGLVLALREGIAPSALVRPLPSLAVGAAVD from the coding sequence ATGACCCCTGCCATCGGCCCAGCGGCGCCTTTGCCGCTCCTGCTGGTGATCCCGACCGGGATCGGATGCTGCATCGGCGGCTATGCCGGTGATGGTCTGCCTGCCGCGCGCCTGCTGGCGGCGGCCAGCGGCTGCCTGATCACCCACCCGAACGTGATGAATGGTGCCGCTCTCTACTGGAGCGACCCGAGGATCCACTACGTGGAGGGCTGGGCGTTGAACCGCTTCGCCGCCGGGGATCTGGCGCTCGCACCCGTGCGTCAGCGCCAGGTGGGACTGTTGCTGGATGCCGGCATCGAGCCGGAACTGCGTCAGCGGCACCTGCAGGTGGCGGATGCCTGCAGGGCCACGCTCGGCCTTGCCGTTGGCCCGGTGCTCACCACCGAGCGGCCCCTGGGGGTGGCGTTGAGCCGCAGCAGCAGCGGAGCGAGCGGTGGTGGGCTTGAGCATCCAGCCGAGCTGCTGCGGGCCGGGGAACGCCTGCGAGAGGCGGGGGCCACAGCCATTGCGATCGTGACCCGCTTCCCGGACGACAACGGCCCGCAGGAGCTTGCGGCCTACCGCGGCGGCGCTGGCGTCGACGGGCTGGCCGGTGCCGAGGCGGTGATCAGTCACCTGCTGGGACGCCACCTGGGGATCCCCTGCGCCCACGCGCCCGCCCTGGCGCCACTGCCGCTGGAGGTGGGCCTTGATCCACGCGCCGCAGCTGAAGAACTGGGGCACACGTTTCTGCCCTGCGTGCTCGTGGGCCTGAGCCGCGCCCCTGATCTGGTGCCGCTGCAGCCGGCATCCCCCCTGGTCGGTGCGGCGCTGCCCGCCGAGCTGATCCACCCCGCCCGGATTGGCGCCGTGGTGGCTCCCGCCGGCGCGCTGGGGGGGGAGGCGGTGCTGCGCTGCGCCGCCCGCGGCCTGCCGGTGATCGCCGTTCAGAGCAATGCCTGTGTGCTCGAGGTCAGCGGCGACGCCCTCGGGATTCCGGTGCTTCCGGCCGCCACCTATGCCGAGGCGGCGGGTTTGGTGCTGGCTCTGCGCGAGGGGATCGCACCGTCAGCGCTGGTACGCCCTCTCCCCTCGCTGGCTGTTGGCGCGGCGGTGGATTGA
- a CDS encoding 2Fe-2S iron-sulfur cluster-binding protein: protein MSETFTIVAALDGATHTFSCSADQTVLSAAEAAGVPLPSSCCSGVCTTCAAVITEGTVHQPDAMGVKADLQTQGYALLCVAYPRSDLQLKAGQEDALYVAQFGQYQK, encoded by the coding sequence ATGAGTGAAACCTTCACCATCGTCGCTGCGCTCGACGGCGCGACCCATACCTTTTCCTGCTCGGCCGATCAGACGGTGCTGTCGGCGGCGGAAGCCGCTGGCGTGCCACTGCCCAGTTCCTGCTGCTCGGGGGTCTGCACCACCTGTGCGGCTGTGATCACAGAGGGAACGGTGCATCAGCCCGACGCCATGGGTGTCAAGGCCGACCTGCAGACTCAGGGCTATGCCCTGCTCTGTGTGGCCTATCCGCGCAGTGATCTGCAGCTGAAGGCGGGCCAGGAAGACGCGTTGTACGTAGCCCAGTTCGGGCAGTATCAGAAGTGA
- a CDS encoding TIGR02466 family protein, with product MARRWAEAIIEIQPLFPLALGRQQLRPDPLDSALMLQEALQLRGAANGNPSEGCAWTGDLNDAWQVHRRPAFGWLVTQLELAAPAYLRALGFDTEQIDLHLQRAWPVVSEPGQAVGRHHHPNAHLSAVYYITGDGSGRCGCLRLFPHRQMNELVPGLAVGHSGPITPDHPLNAPWQDVAPQAGLLVLFPASTDHAVLPNEDDERRCSVSFDLFLSARSSSSHPPEFLAPHPGAWTPFARTA from the coding sequence GTGGCTCGGCGATGGGCTGAGGCCATCATCGAGATCCAGCCACTGTTCCCGCTGGCGCTCGGCCGCCAGCAACTGCGCCCCGACCCGCTCGACTCAGCCTTGATGCTGCAGGAGGCCCTGCAGCTTCGCGGTGCAGCCAATGGCAATCCGTCCGAAGGTTGCGCCTGGACGGGCGACCTGAATGACGCCTGGCAGGTGCATCGCCGCCCTGCTTTTGGCTGGCTCGTGACGCAGCTTGAACTTGCTGCGCCGGCCTATCTCCGAGCGCTCGGTTTTGACACCGAGCAGATTGACTTGCACCTGCAGCGTGCCTGGCCCGTGGTGAGCGAGCCGGGTCAAGCCGTCGGCCGCCACCATCACCCCAACGCCCATCTCAGTGCGGTGTACTACATCACGGGGGATGGCAGTGGTCGCTGCGGCTGCCTGCGGCTCTTCCCGCACCGTCAGATGAACGAGCTGGTGCCGGGCCTGGCCGTCGGTCACAGCGGGCCGATCACCCCTGATCACCCCCTCAACGCCCCCTGGCAGGACGTGGCTCCTCAGGCTGGTCTTCTGGTGCTTTTTCCTGCGAGCACCGATCACGCGGTGCTGCCCAATGAGGACGACGAGCGGCGCTGCTCGGTGAGCTTTGACCTTTTCCTCTCGGCCCGGTCCTCCAGCAGCCATCCCCCTGAGTTTCTCGCTCCCCACCCCGGCGCGTGGACACCGTTTGCGCGCACGGCCTGA
- a CDS encoding F0F1 ATP synthase subunit gamma: MANLKETRDRISSVKNTRKITEAMGMVAAAKVRRAQEQVLRSRPFADRLARMLENLQTRLRFEDVANTPLLEQTRPVRHITLVVVSADRGLCGGYNANIIKRTEQRFAELKGQGFTVELVLIGRKAAGYFKNRSYPILTTFTGLEQVPTADEAGKIGDEVLAAFLSGSTDRVEMIYTKFINLVSSGPVSQTLLPLDPQGIAAQDDEIFRLTTREGRLAVERGVPSGNSVPPLESEFVFEQSPDQLLNALLPLYLDNQLLRSLQEAAASELASRMTAMNSASDNAKELAKSLTLDYNKARQAAITQEILEIVGGSAMG, encoded by the coding sequence ATGGCCAACCTCAAGGAAACCCGCGACCGCATCAGTTCGGTTAAGAACACCCGCAAGATCACCGAGGCCATGGGGATGGTCGCGGCAGCCAAGGTGCGGCGTGCCCAGGAACAGGTGCTGCGGTCGAGGCCGTTTGCCGACCGCCTGGCCCGGATGCTCGAAAACCTGCAGACCCGTCTGCGTTTCGAGGATGTGGCCAACACCCCGCTGCTTGAACAGACCCGGCCTGTGCGTCACATCACCCTTGTGGTGGTGAGTGCTGACCGTGGCCTCTGTGGTGGCTACAACGCCAACATCATCAAGCGCACGGAACAGCGTTTCGCTGAGCTCAAGGGCCAGGGTTTCACGGTGGAACTGGTGCTGATCGGACGCAAGGCCGCCGGATACTTCAAGAACCGTTCCTATCCGATCCTCACCACGTTCACCGGCCTTGAGCAGGTGCCTACAGCGGATGAGGCGGGCAAGATCGGCGACGAAGTGCTGGCGGCCTTCCTCTCCGGCAGCACAGACCGGGTGGAGATGATCTACACCAAGTTCATCAACCTCGTGAGCAGCGGCCCTGTCTCCCAGACCCTGCTGCCGCTCGACCCCCAGGGCATTGCCGCCCAGGATGATGAGATTTTCCGTCTCACCACACGGGAAGGTCGGCTGGCGGTTGAACGGGGCGTGCCTTCCGGCAACAGCGTTCCGCCTTTGGAGTCGGAGTTCGTGTTTGAGCAGAGCCCGGATCAGCTGCTCAATGCCCTGCTGCCGCTTTACCTCGACAACCAACTGCTTCGTTCCCTCCAGGAAGCCGCCGCGAGTGAGCTGGCCAGCCGCATGACGGCCATGAACAGCGCCAGCGACAACGCCAAGGAGCTCGCCAAGTCGCTCACTCTCGATTACAACAAGGCCCGCCAGGCTGCGATCACCCAGGAAATCCTGGAAATCGTGGGTGGCTCGGCGATGGGCTGA
- the atpA gene encoding F0F1 ATP synthase subunit alpha has protein sequence MVSIRPDEISAILKQQIEDYDKSVSVSNVGTVLQVGDGIARVYGLEQVMAGELLEFEDGTEGIALNLEDDNVGVVLMGEGISIQEGSTVKATGRIAEVPVGDAMLGRVVDPLARPIDGKGEIATSETRLIESPAPGIIQRKSVHEPMQTGITAIDAMIPIGRGQRELIIGDRQTGKTAIAIDTILNQKGEGVVCVYVAIGQKQASVANVIDVLREKGALDYTIVVAACASEPAALQYLAPYAGAAIAEYFMYKGQATLVIYDDLTKQAQAYRQMSLLLRRPPGREAYPGDVFYCHSRLLERAAKLSDAMGKGSMTALPIIETQAGDVSAYIPTNVISITDGQIFLTSDLFNSGLRPAINVGISVSRVGGAAQTKAIKKIAGTLKLELAQFDELAAFSQFASDLDAATQKQLGRGKRLRELLKQPQYSPLILAEQVAVVYAGVKGLIDDVAIDQVTQFVRELREYLKTNAAAYIEQVQTEKQLSESSEAMLKAAISEVTSTLLASA, from the coding sequence ATGGTTTCCATCCGTCCCGACGAGATCAGCGCCATCCTCAAGCAGCAGATCGAGGACTACGACAAGTCCGTATCGGTCAGCAACGTCGGCACGGTGCTCCAGGTGGGCGACGGCATCGCCAGGGTCTATGGCCTTGAGCAGGTGATGGCTGGCGAACTGCTCGAGTTCGAAGACGGCACCGAGGGCATTGCTCTCAATCTGGAAGACGACAACGTCGGCGTGGTGCTGATGGGCGAAGGCATCAGCATTCAGGAAGGCAGCACGGTCAAAGCCACCGGACGCATCGCTGAAGTGCCGGTGGGCGACGCCATGCTCGGCCGGGTTGTGGATCCGCTGGCCCGGCCCATCGACGGCAAAGGTGAGATTGCCACCTCGGAAACCCGCCTGATCGAATCGCCCGCACCTGGAATCATCCAGCGCAAGTCGGTGCATGAGCCGATGCAGACGGGCATCACCGCGATCGACGCCATGATTCCGATCGGCCGCGGCCAGCGCGAACTGATCATCGGTGACCGCCAGACCGGCAAGACGGCCATCGCCATCGACACCATCCTGAACCAGAAGGGTGAGGGTGTTGTTTGCGTCTATGTAGCGATCGGCCAGAAGCAGGCTTCAGTGGCCAACGTCATTGATGTGCTGCGTGAGAAGGGAGCCCTCGATTACACGATCGTTGTGGCAGCCTGTGCCTCCGAGCCGGCGGCCCTTCAGTACCTCGCCCCTTATGCCGGCGCGGCTATTGCTGAGTACTTCATGTACAAAGGCCAGGCCACCCTGGTGATCTACGACGACCTCACCAAGCAGGCCCAGGCTTACCGCCAGATGTCCCTGCTGCTGCGCCGCCCGCCGGGCCGTGAGGCCTACCCCGGCGACGTCTTCTATTGCCACAGCCGTCTGCTGGAGCGGGCCGCCAAGCTGTCCGATGCCATGGGCAAAGGCAGCATGACAGCCCTGCCCATCATCGAAACCCAGGCTGGAGACGTTTCCGCCTACATCCCCACCAACGTGATCTCGATCACGGATGGCCAGATCTTCCTCACGTCCGACCTCTTCAACTCCGGCCTGCGGCCCGCCATCAACGTGGGCATTTCGGTCAGCCGCGTGGGCGGTGCAGCTCAGACCAAGGCCATCAAGAAGATCGCCGGCACCCTCAAACTGGAACTGGCCCAGTTCGACGAACTCGCTGCCTTCTCCCAGTTCGCTTCTGACCTGGATGCCGCCACACAGAAGCAGCTTGGCCGGGGCAAGCGCCTGCGTGAACTGCTCAAACAGCCCCAGTACAGCCCGCTGATTCTGGCCGAACAGGTGGCCGTGGTCTATGCCGGGGTCAAGGGCCTGATCGATGACGTGGCCATCGACCAGGTGACCCAGTTCGTTCGCGAGCTGCGGGAATACCTCAAGACCAATGCGGCTGCCTATATCGAGCAGGTGCAAACCGAGAAGCAGTTGAGCGAATCCTCCGAGGCCATGCTCAAGGCGGCCATCAGCGAAGTCACCTCCACCCTTCTGGCTTCGGCCTGA